DNA sequence from the Salifodinibacter halophilus genome:
GCGCGTTATTGTCGATCTCGCGATAAGTTCAAATTAAGTCGGCCCACATGCCTTGGTGGTCGCTTCTGGATGGGGACGCGATGCTAGCCTTTGCGCCGATTCTTGTTGGCGTGCTGATGCGTACGGTTATTACCTTCCAGTGCCTTGATCCGGTTGGTGGTCTGATTGTTGGCTTTAGTGGATGCGACAGCGCAGCAGTACTTCGCTGATGGCCTCCGTTGTGATGAGGCCGGTGTGCAGTTGAAGTGGCTTCTGTCGATGCAGTCCGATTAGCATGAACAGTTGGTTGTAGCACCACATCGCGCGCCGTGGATGACGGGCTAAGTAACGCATGCCCCAATCCACGAGCTGCGGATGGCTGGGTTTCATGCCAAAGGCGGCACTCGCTTCGATATGAAACCCGGTGGCGGCCGCTAGCGCATGCAGTTCGTCGGCGCTATACCGTCGACAGTGGCCAACGATGTCGTCGAACGCACGCCATTGCGAGGCATGTAGGGGCACCGACAACCACAGTTCGGCGCCGGGCCGTGCGACACGCGCGAGCTCATGTAATGTGGCATGGTCGTCGGCCGTGTGCTCGATGACATCGAACGCCGCAATCGCGTCGAACGTGTGGTCATCAAACGGCAGTTGTTCGACTGTGCCAGCACATATGTGACCACCGGCCTTTGCCAGTTTATCGAGGGCTGGTCGAGACAGGTCGACGAAATGCGTGCCGCTGATCGGTAGTCGTGGCCGCAGGCCCGGTCCTAGTTCGAGTCTTGGCGTATCGGGCGTGTTCAGATGCTCGAGGTGTGGCCAGGTATTGAATTTGGTCGGAGAAATCAGATGGGCCGAGCGCCAGAGGTCATTATAGAAAGATAAATTACGTCGGCGCGCTTTGGCTGCTGGGTTATGTGGCGTTGCCATGTTCTTGCTCGATCCGCTCGCATCGCGCGTTGCGCATCCTGTCCATGTCGAGAGCATACGCACGCTCGGCACAGCATATAAGCTCGTATCATCCACGTTGTGCACAATGCTTGGGGATAAGTATGTGTAGGAAGTGGGTGCGAAAGTCTTGATCGGTTATAAGGCGGCGGTTTGGCCAGCGTTGATTATTTTTTGATCAATTATCCGAGGGCGTTACGTGATGGCTGAGACAGCGGCGGATAAGCGCCTTGGGGGCGTAGCCAACGCCTGTATCTACTGGTCGGATCGTGTGCCGATCGATGCCGATTTTGGCGATGTCTATTTCTCCACGTCTGATCCGATCGCGGAATCGGATCACGTTTTTATCCAAGCCAATGATTTGTCCGCTCGATGGGCTGATTGGGGGTGGGGCCGACCATTCGTCGTAGGCGAGATTGGCTTCGGCAGCGGCTTGAATATCCTGCGCGCGGCGGCTTGCTTTTTGAGTCAGGCGCCGTGCGAAGCGCGCCTGCATTGTGTCTCGGTCGAAGCCCGGCCGCTTGACGTGGCCGATGCCGAAAGGCTTTTGGACTATGCCGAGGTTGGCGGCGATTGTCGCGCAGCATTACTCGATCAATGGCCGCATGCGGTGGCTGGCGTCCATCGGCTCGTGCTCCATCCACGTGTCACGCTGGACCTGCATCTGGGCGCGGTCGAGACAGCATTGGCGGATATGGACGCCTGTGTCGATGCCTGGTTTCTCGATGGTTTCGCACCGGCGCGCAATCCCGCGATGTGGCAGACATCGGTTTTGAACGCGGTGGCCGATCTCTCGCGACCAGGCACGACGTTGTCCAGTTTTACCAGTGCCGGTTGGGTGCGGCGTGGCCTCATGGCAGCCGGTTTCACCTGTAAGCGTGTGCCGGGTTTCGCCGGCAAACGCTCGATGTTGACCGCGCGGCTGCATACGGATGCTCAGCCACAGCCAAGCCGTGGCCGCGCTGCGTGGACGATGCGGCCAGAGCCGATCGAAAAACCACGTCGGGTTGTTGTCATCGGCGCCGGGCTGGCGGGCACGACAGCCGCGAATGCACTGGCCGCGCGCGGTTTGTCGGTTACGGTTTTTGACCCGGCCGGCGTTGCGGGCGGCGCCTCGGGGAACCGCCAGGCGGCGACCTATATTCGGCTACCGGCCGGGTTGGACGTGACCGGCGCGTTTTATCTTGCGAGCTTGAATTACACGCTTGCTTGGTTGAGGCAACTCGATCCGGCCCGGCATCTATGGCAAGACTGTGGTTTGTTGCAGATTGCGGCCAGTGCACGGGAGGCTGACCGGCAAAAGCGTGTCGCGACAGGCTGGGCGTTGCCCGAGACCATGTTGCGGTGTGTCGATCGCGTCGAAGCCGCCGCGTTGGCCGGTGTCGAGTTGGGCAGTGATGTGCGCGGTGGGCTCTACTATCCGGCCGCAGGCTGGGTTTACTCGGCCGAGCTCTGTGGTTGGCTCCTGGCACGCCACGGGCTAGAAGTTCAGGCTGAACGTATAACCAATTTGGTGCCGAGCCAAAATGGCTGGCGCGTCGAATCCGACACCGGGCGATCCGAAATATTCGATACGGTCGTAGTCGCCGCCGCTGACAAGGCGAGCTCACTTTGTCCGGATTTGCCCGAACTCGAATTGGTGCGTGGGCAGGCGAGTGAGTTCGCGGCCAGCGAGGTGAGGGGTGAGATCGCGCCCCGTTGCGTGGTGTGTGCTAACTCGTATGTGTTGCCGTCAGACGGCGCTCGGCTGACTGTCGGCGCGACGTATGCAAGCAACGATCCGGATGCCAACGTCCGCGCGAGGGATGATGCCGCCAACGTCGATGGTTTGGCTGCTACGACGCCGTTGCTCGCACGAGCACTCGGTGAGGCTGAACCAGTCAGCGGCCGTGTCGGTTGGCGTGCCGCGATGCCGGATAGTCTGCCGCTGGTCGGGGGTGTGCCGGATCGAAGTCAGTGGCTTTCGGCATATGCTGCGTATCGCCACGATGCGAAAACCCCGTTGTCAGCGCAGCCTTCGCACTGGCCTAATCTGTGGGTCTGTGCCGGGCATGCTTCGCGCGGCGTTGTCAGCGCGCCGCTGGCGGCGGAAATAAGCGCATCGATGATTTGCGGCGAACCGATGCCGGTTGCGCGATCACTGGTCGACGCGGTTAACCCTGGCCGATCCATGATTCGCGCGCTACGCCGGTGTGAAATCTAGGCCGGGGCGTGCCACGCAGCGCATGTGGCCCGCCGTGCCACACCCCGGCCGGGTATTTAGTTGCCGGTTACGTCAGCCGCGCTTTCGGCCGCTGAATGGACCGCGTTTTTCGCACTTTCGTACAGATTTTGGCTGCCCTGTTTAATATTGGTCCAGGCGCTGTTAGCACTGTCCTTGGTCTTTTGCCAGGCGTCCGAGGCTTGCTTTTTGCTTTTGGTCCACCACGAGTTCGAATATACTGGTTGGTCCTTGAGTTGTTTGGCACTCATGTCAACGATCACGGTGTAATCGGGGTGGGTTGAATCCTGGTTGCCTTGCGTTTTTACGCGCACCTGATTGGTATTGACGACGTACGATTTACCGTCCAGCCCGAGGGTATCGTCGCTTTCGACCACGAACGAGCTGATGCGCATGCTGTTATCGAAGACGATGTCGTCTAGCTCGCCAACCTGTTTATGGCCATCTTTGGTGTAGACATCGGCATCGAGTAATTGGTCGGCCGAATAAAGCCCTTGCGGCTTGTTATTGGCCAATGCCGTGCCGGGTACGGCGAGTGCGATTGCTAACGCGGCCGGGGCGATCAGCCCGAGCGTCTTGTTGTTTGAATGTTGCATCGAAATCTCTCCTTGAGTTTGAAGGCACTATGTTGGCGTTGTACCGCGTCGGTCGTGCGCCAACGTGTCACCCGTTCGGACAATATAATGTATCGAAAGTTTAGGTATTGTTGATAACGATATCCAACCTGTTTTTCATAAGCGCTGGAAACAGCGTAGGTCGGATGTAAAGCGCGAGGTTTGGGTGTGCCTAGCCGTTCGGCTGTGTAGCACGCCCAAACAATAATGGGAGACGCCGATGGGGCTTCGTGAAAGTAATATCACCCAGCTTAAAAATGATGTCTACGACGTTTTAGTGATCGGCGGCGGGATCAATGGCTCGGTCAGCGCTGCGGCGCTGGCTGGCAAAGGCGTCAAAACCGGCCTGATCGACGCTGGCGACTGGGCTGGCATGACCAGTGAGCACACCTCGAACCTGGCTTGGGGCGGCATCAAATACATGGAGTCTTATGACTTCAGGTTGGTGCGCGAACTTTGTAAGAGTCGCAATCATCTGATGCACAACTATCCCTCTACGGTTCAGGAAATCCGTTTTCTGACCACTATCATGAAGGGGTTTCGGCACCATCCACTCTATCTCTGGGCCGGCACTTGGCTGTACTGGCTCATGGGCAACTGTTTCACGCGCATGCCGCGGTTGCCATCGCTAGCCGCGCTCAACCGCGAGGAGCCGATTGTCGATACGTCGAATGCAACCGGGTGTTTCGAATATTCCGATGCCTATCTGCACGATAACGATTCGCGCTTCGTGTTCAATTTCGTGCGTTTGGCGATGAATAGCGGCTGTGCGGCCGCTAACTATGTCGAATCGGTATCTGCGACGCGCACCAACGGGCGCTGGCAGGTACAGCTTAAAGATTCACTCACCGGTGAAACATTCGATGTCGAGGCCAAGGCCATTGTCAACGCGTGCGGACCGCTGGCCGACGATTACAACGAGCGCATTGGCGTCAAGACCGAACACGCGCACGTTCTGTCCAAGGGCATCCACATAGTCGTCGATCAACAGACGCCGAACAAGCGCGTCCTGGCTTTTTTCGATGACGATGGACGATTGTTTTTCGTCATCCCCATGGGCAATCGCACCTGTATCGGTACGACCGATACGCGCACCGAGAATCCACGGCCGGAAGTCACCGACGCCGACGTCGATTTTTTGTTGAAAAATATCAATGAGCGGCTGACCCTCGACAGACCGCTGGCACGGTCTGACATCATCTCGACGCGCTGCGGCGTGCGCCCATTAGCGGTCCAAGCGGATGCTGGCCAGGGTCGAGATTTCTTGCAACTGTCGCGCCAGCATCACATCGATTTCGATGCTGACCAGGCACATCTCAGCATTTTCGGCGGCAAATTGACCG
Encoded proteins:
- a CDS encoding class I SAM-dependent methyltransferase, giving the protein MATPHNPAAKARRRNLSFYNDLWRSAHLISPTKFNTWPHLEHLNTPDTPRLELGPGLRPRLPISGTHFVDLSRPALDKLAKAGGHICAGTVEQLPFDDHTFDAIAAFDVIEHTADDHATLHELARVARPGAELWLSVPLHASQWRAFDDIVGHCRRYSADELHALAAATGFHIEASAAFGMKPSHPQLVDWGMRYLARHPRRAMWCYNQLFMLIGLHRQKPLQLHTGLITTEAISEVLLRCRIH
- a CDS encoding FAD-dependent oxidoreductase, translating into MGLRESNITQLKNDVYDVLVIGGGINGSVSAAALAGKGVKTGLIDAGDWAGMTSEHTSNLAWGGIKYMESYDFRLVRELCKSRNHLMHNYPSTVQEIRFLTTIMKGFRHHPLYLWAGTWLYWLMGNCFTRMPRLPSLAALNREEPIVDTSNATGCFEYSDAYLHDNDSRFVFNFVRLAMNSGCAAANYVESVSATRTNGRWQVQLKDSLTGETFDVEAKAIVNACGPLADDYNERIGVKTEHAHVLSKGIHIVVDQQTPNKRVLAFFDDDGRLFFVIPMGNRTCIGTTDTRTENPRPEVTDADVDFLLKNINERLTLDRPLARSDIISTRCGVRPLAVQADAGQGRDFLQLSRQHHIDFDADQAHLSIFGGKLTDCLNVGDEITERIASLGIAVPYPKYRWYGEPPDSVRDEFFHQARLMDLDAMTSAAASEPLSTRLWRRYAANAIGMLEKIREDPKQAEILIEGTEYLRCEVGQAAQREMVTKLEDFLRRRSKISMVSDTATIRQSDGLMEACRILFGDDAQARFDEYFVARGVEPSAEKQSPADAEPLGHNDVVAADGEVSEPLNW
- the mnmC gene encoding bifunctional tRNA (5-methylaminomethyl-2-thiouridine)(34)-methyltransferase MnmD/FAD-dependent 5-carboxymethylaminomethyl-2-thiouridine(34) oxidoreductase MnmC, whose amino-acid sequence is MAETAADKRLGGVANACIYWSDRVPIDADFGDVYFSTSDPIAESDHVFIQANDLSARWADWGWGRPFVVGEIGFGSGLNILRAAACFLSQAPCEARLHCVSVEARPLDVADAERLLDYAEVGGDCRAALLDQWPHAVAGVHRLVLHPRVTLDLHLGAVETALADMDACVDAWFLDGFAPARNPAMWQTSVLNAVADLSRPGTTLSSFTSAGWVRRGLMAAGFTCKRVPGFAGKRSMLTARLHTDAQPQPSRGRAAWTMRPEPIEKPRRVVVIGAGLAGTTAANALAARGLSVTVFDPAGVAGGASGNRQAATYIRLPAGLDVTGAFYLASLNYTLAWLRQLDPARHLWQDCGLLQIAASAREADRQKRVATGWALPETMLRCVDRVEAAALAGVELGSDVRGGLYYPAAGWVYSAELCGWLLARHGLEVQAERITNLVPSQNGWRVESDTGRSEIFDTVVVAAADKASSLCPDLPELELVRGQASEFAASEVRGEIAPRCVVCANSYVLPSDGARLTVGATYASNDPDANVRARDDAANVDGLAATTPLLARALGEAEPVSGRVGWRAAMPDSLPLVGGVPDRSQWLSAYAAYRHDAKTPLSAQPSHWPNLWVCAGHASRGVVSAPLAAEISASMICGEPMPVARSLVDAVNPGRSMIRALRRCEI